The proteins below are encoded in one region of Silene latifolia isolate original U9 population chromosome 2, ASM4854445v1, whole genome shotgun sequence:
- the LOC141627988 gene encoding putative aldo-keto reductase 2, translated as MGMSAAYGPPKPDEDMIELIHHAVDSGVTFLDTSDIYGPHTNEILIGKALKGGWREKVQLATKFGAVFEDGNYSIRGDPQHVRAACERSLKRLDVDYIDLYYQHRIDTNVPVEITMRELKKLVEEGKIKYIGLSEASASTIRRAHVVHPITAVQLEWSLWTRDVEEDIIPTCRELCIGIVAYSPLGRGFLSSGPKITENLSKDDFRQQLPRFQQENLEKNKLIFERVSEIAAKKGCTPAQLALAWVHQQGDDVCPIPGTTKVENLNQNIGALLVKLTTEEMAKLEGLASEDAVHGDRYASNFYTWKESDTPPLSSWKSE; from the exons ATGGGCATGTCTGCTGCCTATGGCCCACCTAAGCCCGATGAAGACATGATTGAACTTATTCATCATGCTGTTGATTCTGGTGTCACCTTTCTTGATACTTCTGATATTTATGGACCTCATACTAATGAGATCTTAATTGGAAAG GCACTGAAGGGAGGATGGAGAGAAAAAGTGCAATTGGCTACAAAATTTGGTGCGGTTTTCGAGGACGGAAATTACTCAATCAGGGGTGATCCTCAACACGTGAGAGCTGCCTGTGAAAGAAGCTTGAAGAGGCTTGATGTTGATTACATTGATCTCTATTATCAGCACCGAATTGATACTAATGTCCCCGTTGAAATCAcg ATGAGAGAACTTAAAAAACTGGTTGAAGAGGGTAAAATAAAGTACATTGGTCTGTCTGAAGCATCAGCTTCGACTATTCGAAGAGCACATGTCGTTCACCCTATAACAGCAGTGCAGTTGGAATGGTCCTTATGGACACGAGATGTGGAGGAAGATATCATTCCGACCTGCAGGGAGCTCTGCATTGGAATTGTGGCCTATAGTCCTTTAGGAAGAGGCTTCCTCTCTTCCGGGCCAAAGATAACAGAGAACTTGTCGAAGGACGACTTCCGCCAG CAACTGCCAAGGTTTCAGCAGGAAAACTTGGAGAAAAACAAACTCATATTTGAGCGAGTTAGTGAGATAGCAGCGAAAAAAGGATGCACTCCAGCGCAACTAGCGTTAGCATGGGTGCATCAGCAAGGGGACGATGTGTGTCCTATTCCTGGTACTACCAAAGTCGAAAACCTAAACCAGAACATTGGAGCATTGTTAGTAAAGCTAACAACTGAAGAAATGGCCAAACTCGAAGGCCTTGCTTCCGAGGACGCTGTGCATGGTGATAGGTATGCAAGTAATTTCTATACTTGGAAGGAATCAGACACTCCACCTCTGTCTTCTTGGAAATCAGAATAA